Sequence from the Amycolatopsis sp. NBC_00345 genome:
GGCCGGGTGGCGAAGGAGCCGGGCCGGTGGTGGCGTGGGCTCACCGGGTCGGTCGCGGCGGGGCTGGCTGTGCTGGCGGTCGGGGTGCTGGGCGTGGCCGTGGTGTGCCTGGTGACCGGTGCGCCGGGGCCGGGACTGTTCCTGCTGATCGGCCATCCCGTTGCGGCGGTGGCGGCATTGCTGGTGCAGCGCGTCGCCGATCGGCGGAACGGGGCGGTGGCCGGGGTGGCCGGTGTCGGCGTTCTGGTGATCACCTTGGTGGCGTTGACGTTGTTCTGGTGGGCCTGACCGGGCACGTAAAGCAGTTGGCCCGGCTCCCGCCGTTCGGTGAAACTGGTGGGGTGTTCTCCGACGCTGACGCCGCCGAGTTGTACGACGCGCTGAATCCCTGGGACGGCAGCCGCTTTCCGGCGGACGCGTTTTACGACGGGCTGGTGACGGCCGCCGGGTCCGTGCTTGATGTCGGGTGCGGGACCGGGGCCATGCTGCACCGGGCGCGCGAGCGGGGGCATCGGGGGCGGCTCGTCGGGATCGATCCGGATCTTGCCGCGCTGGAGCGGGCGCGGCGGCGGACCGACGTCGAATGGATCGCCGGCACAGCCGCGGAAATCGGGCTGCGGCAGGAGTTCGAGCTCGCCACCATGGTCAGCCACGCGTTCCAGTGCCTCATCGGCGACGACGAACTCCGTCGCTCGCTCGCGGCCGTTCGCGGGGCGTTGGCGGACGGCGGGTGCTTCGCGTTCGAGACCCGCCACCCGCAGGCAAAGGCTTGGCAGGACTGGAATCCCGCCGACGTCACCGAAATCGCGGGGCTGCGGATGTGGCATGAGGTCGAGTCCGTCGAGGACGGTGTCGTCACGTTCGCCGAGACCACTGCCCAGCCGGACGGCACCGTGCTGCGTGTCGACCGCGGCGCCTTGCGGTTCCTGGACGTCGCGCGGCTGAACGCGTTCCTCACCGAAGCCGGGTTCGAGGTCGCCGAGCAGTACGGCGACTGGCAGCGCGGCCCGCTGACCGGTGCCAGCCGGGAGATCGTGACCATCGCCCGGCGCGTCGGCTGAATCCCGGCGGCCGGGCAAGCAGCGGCCGAGCTACTTCAGCGCCGCCAGGATGGGGCCGCGTTGTTCCAGCAGTACCGGGCCCAGCGCGGTCAGCCGGACGACCCCGCCGTAGCCGCTGCGGTCGACGCCGACGGTGCGGACCGTCGAGCCGTCCGCCTCGTTCAGCACGGCCAGACCGCCCTTGATCGGGACGACCAGTTGCCGCGCGAAGGTGATGCCCGGGCCGAGGGTGCCGTCGAGGGTCCAGCGGGGCGTGAGGTCGTCGCGCGAGAGGGCGACGGTCTTGGTGCCGGTGAACCAGTAGATGCCGCTGTCGGTGCGCGAGGTCTGCTCGACGCCGCCCGGCGGGTCGCCCGCGAGGTCGCTCGCCGGCAGGTCCATCGGGTACGCGGACTTCTCAGTGCCGTCCGGGCCGTAGATGACCAGCAGTTTCTGGTCCGGCAGCAGCACTGCCGTCAGATCGCCCGACATCGCGATCACTCGCGCGCGAGAGCCGGCCAGCACCGAGCTGAACACCACGGGCGGCTCGTCCTCGTGCTCGCCCGTCGCCTTGTAGACGGTGAGACGGTCGTGCGGGTCGCCGGGGCAGCGCTCGATCACGCCGACCTTCTCCGCCGCCGCGGCCACCGTGCCGTACGTGCAGCCGGTGCGCGGCTGCTTGTTCGGGTTCACGATCGCCGGGACCTTGCCGTACTCCATGCTCTTCACCAGGTCGTCGCGCCAGGTGTCGAGCAGTTGCTTGCCGGTGGTGGTCACATGGCTGCCGTCGCTGACGAGCTGGGTGCCGAGTTCGGCGTCGCCGTTGCGCTGGGCGGTGATGTGCCCGGTCGACGG
This genomic interval carries:
- a CDS encoding class I SAM-dependent methyltransferase, translating into MFSDADAAELYDALNPWDGSRFPADAFYDGLVTAAGSVLDVGCGTGAMLHRARERGHRGRLVGIDPDLAALERARRRTDVEWIAGTAAEIGLRQEFELATMVSHAFQCLIGDDELRRSLAAVRGALADGGCFAFETRHPQAKAWQDWNPADVTEIAGLRMWHEVESVEDGVVTFAETTAQPDGTVLRVDRGALRFLDVARLNAFLTEAGFEVAEQYGDWQRGPLTGASREIVTIARRVG